The genomic region TCGAAGTTCGTCCCTCTAATGAAAGAGCATGGTTGAGGTACAGTagaaaaaattataaaaacataGATAAACCTTTCAAACATTTTGCTCAGTTAAATAAAGATAGTTCTTCATGCAGGGAACCATATTCAGGAAGAGAATCAAGTTACATGTCCTCCAGGAAACAGTCCCACTCAAGATCTCCTCCACGGAGAGCTGGTGCAGACTCCTGTTCAACATCTCCTCCAAGGAGATATTTGACACACTCACATTCAAAGTCTCCTTCAAAGAGGTTTCTGTCACGCTCTCATTCAAGGTCTGCTTCAAGGAGATACTTGGCACGCTCTCGTTCAACGTCTGCTCCAAGAAGATATTTATTCCAATCTGGTTCGAGGTCTCCTTCTAGGAGAGCTGTGGCACGCTCCCGTTcacctctctccccttccacccTGCCTCATTCATCGAATAGGAATGAGttttatatacatataaaaaACCTGTCACCTGCTGTTGAGAAAAGAGATTTGAGAGTGTTCTTTGGCGTGCTAGATATACCTAGCCATCACATTACGCTTTGGAAGCCACATAATAACTATGAAAAAAAAAGGGAAGCACTTGTGCTGTTCAGATCATACGACGAATATCAGATTGCACTGACGTATCACAAGGAGAGTCTTTTTGGTCAAGAAGTTCTCATTTTCCCCACTTCTAAAAAATCAGTTTCGCAGATTTGCGAATCTTCAGGAAGTAAAAGATCAGAACGACATCACCATGCAAAGGAAAAAAGGGATGGATGTTCTGGCCAAAAGACTTGTGTGTATGTAAGAAATCTTCCATTTGATGTGACAAAGGTTGAAGTACAGAAGTTTTTTGCAGGATTTAATATTGATGACAGTGGCGTACATTTGCTTTATGATGAGAAAGGAATTGGATTAGGAGAAGCACTGGTCAGATTCCACTCTGAAGATCAAGCCCGGAAAGCTGAAAGTTTAAACCATCGACGATTTTTGGGAACATCGGTTCTACTAAGGTGTATACCTGAAGAGCAGATGCAGGACTTTGGTATTAATATCTCATCAATGTCAAGTGAAAAAATGCAGGCTTATCCACATGCACATTCCAGAAGTGAACATTTTCATACATTCAGTTCTCAAGGACCACCAATGCAGGGGAACCTAATAGATTCATCTGATTTTATGTGTTCTGATGACTTCCTGTGCTCACCCGATCGTTTTGGAGGTTTCCCCCCTTTTCCAGATTTCTGTAGTGAAGGTCATCTTGGAGGTTTCCCTGAGGGTCACCTTATGCCAGACTCTAATTTCAGTATGGGCTCTGACAGCATTACAATGATTAAGCTGAAGAATATGCCATTTCGAGCATCTCCTAATGAAATACTGGATTTCTTCCATGGCTATAAAATCATACCAGAATCGCTTTCTATACAGAACAATGATTATGGAATGCCTTCTGGAGAGGCTACCCTTGCTCTGGTGAATTATGATGAGGCAGTGGCAGCGGTTAATGAACTGAACGGCCGACCCTTTGGCCATCGCAAAGTTCGGCTCACTATAGAGTAGGTGAAAATGtgcccaagaagaagaaaaaattacaGTATTACATTAGAACTAAATTCGCATTTATTACTGATAAAtggtaaaaccccataaaatgttTGTAGATccctataatttaattttttatattttcctcCTGATTTTTAGGGGACTTTATAGCAGCATTTGATCATTTCAGTGGTTGTAGCACACAGACTTGCTAAGTGCGTATCTATGTgtatggctgtgtgtgtgtatgtgtgtgtgtgtgtgtgtgtatatatatatatatatatatatatatatatatatatacacacacacacaacatatatatatatttgcagaaTATGTGCTATTTTACTAATCTGCATCTTCCGCACCATTAGTTAGTAAGCTTTCAGTTAAGTCCCCACTCTATACATTACAAATGGACTAGTTGGAGTCTCTTGTATTCTTACCCATTGTTATATTCAGTGGCTAGTTAAATTCTAGGGGTTTGGTAATGTCTGATTTCCAGTTCTTTCAAAATAAATTGCATTATTTGAAATATGTGGTGGTTCATTGTGTATCTGATGGTTCAATGTAAACTTCTGAAATCGAAGTATTGCCAGTATTTTCTGGTATGGTTGTGCATTATGTGTTAGgggaaaacaaaaaacattagCTTGttaccaggccacgaaggccttggaaacgggctgcctcccccccccccacagtgagaagctcaccaggccgtgagagAAGTGGctcagctagcttcttgctgcaaggGGCGGGGGGAAGAAGCAAGCGGGGCCGTCAGCATGTcagcggacacaaacgcgcatgcacggagctgtaacgcatgtgcgttagcgcccctggtggtaaaaacacgcatgcacggcacccCTGAGCCGCCGGCTCTTTCCCACCCCCGGAgccggtcctcaaccttaaaaaggttggggaccgttcAGCATACTGTaatatccccttttaaagccgtcTATAGATAGTGCCTAAGCCAGCCTTATGGTCatataatgttttaattaaaaaatattaactCCCAACTATTGAAACCTTTCTGGGGTGGATGATAAAGCCTGGCCTAAGTTCTTGCCATTGCTAGAATATCTACCAGAGGGGCTGGTGGACTTGCAAACTTGGATGGGGAGAATTGAAATTGACATTAGCCAAGATGAAGGACTCTTACCAACCTTTTGCTCATTGCAAAAGATCCTCAGAATGGTCGTTTAAGCCCAGGGATCAGGTTTATATCTTCACTcaacctttaaagcagtggtccgcaacctttctagggctgcggaccggcggtggtggggagggtgggctgcGCAGCCGCACGTGctcgtttgcgccatgcgtggccctgcttccctccccccctcccaaaacgaagcttgccggactgcaagctaattggccacttttgcggccgatttgcttgcgccctgggaaatttcttactgcgggggggggggggggagccgcggcctggtgccggggccttcgcggcccggtggttggggaccaccgctttaacGTGTCAACAACCATGTAAGAAAATGGGGTATCAATACACTGGGCCTTAGTTACCAAAAACTTTACAGATGTTAATTCTATGTTTCATTGTAACCTGTTGAAGAAGTCTCTGGATCCAGATGAATGGCGTCCCCCGATGGATAAGCCTGTTCCAGTTATAGTTGATGAGAATGTACATTGAGGTGTTTGAGATATTGGACTCTATACTCCACAGGGGTCCCCAGCTATATCTTCATGTGTGGAAACAGTTCCCTGATGGCAAAAGTGAGTACGTGAGCTCTGAACATATATGGATGCCCACTCTGGAGTGAGAATTCCACACACAAAAAGTACCATTCTAAGCCTGCCTTGGGGTGAGagggcttggctgggggggggggggggggaggaaaggatgcatgaacacaaaagcttatacattgaataaaactttgttagccaATGGATTCAAACTTAGTTCAGTAGTAATAACAAAATCCTTATAAGCATATGCATTTGTGTCAGAAATAAGTGGGTGTTTTGTTTCTATCACTATGGGACCCAGGTACTCTAAAAGAGTGAGTGATGGGACATAAGATACAAATGTTGAGAACTATTGTGGATATACACATTTTCACTGGCTTCCATGATCCACTTGTAGAGGTTATAAGACTGAAGATACAGCTTTTATTAGGGTCCGTGGTTGAGTACAATTCAACcaactagagcaggggcagtcaacctgtggtcctccagatgttcatggactacaattcctatgagcccctgccagcaaatgggaattgtagtccatgaacatctggaggaccacaggttgactacccctgaattagagaaCTGCTTGTTAGGAGGTTATGTTAATTGAACTCAAAGGTTACTTATTATTTATCATAATTTTAATGGATAGTCTCAAAGTCTTAATGTGAAGTATCAACACAAGTACTTCAATTCGAAAAAAAGTTCTCCAGTCACCAAAGCTATCTTTCGTCCTTTGTAGTTTCaaattcctcctcttcttcctcctcttcatcatcttcatcttcctcttcttcctttttaaattGATTCCTGGAAATCTGCTACCCCAGAAAATAATAGGTTAGATTTATTTTGTAACTGAATCttggagaaaaatatttttacaatatGTTCTTTaagaacagaaataaaaaaaacattgtcaAATAAGGTACGTTCGCATTGGTGCTTTGCTGTTGGATGTTGTACCACTATACAGTAGATATGTGGACTCTGGTAGTTAACATGTTCTGTTGTGTGAGAATATTAGTTTTATTCTTGCTTCTGATAACTGATAAAGAAAATGCAAATAGCTTTGAGGGTAGAATGTCCTTTTATAAGCAGATACAGAAACCTGCTTTTTACAATTTGAGAATGACAGTAACTTGGTCCATTGAAATGGCTGTGCTCTGAATAGTACAGGAGTGAAAAACTATATTGCATAAGTCTGTGTTGGAATAGCTATGATGctcagggtggggaggaggatttttagaaaaacacatttttaaaggtCTTTTTTCAATTTTCCCAACAGAAAAATTCAAAAGTTGGGAGTACTgaggaaaaaacaaagaaacgtGGGCAGTGTACACAGATATAGCTCTTAAATACAAAATGCATATCTGCACCTGGAAGGATACCTAATTCTTCATGACAGGAGCATTGCTTCAGTTTCAATGCGGCCTGTCTCTTTCCATGTGGTTGACCTTTTTATCTCTCCCTCCAACTACTGTGCACATAATCCCACCCCTCACATGTAGGGAAACAAAGTTTAGAAGGAGGTGGGGCAGAAACCAAAATCTCAGGAAATTCTTGGAAGGTTTGTTGAAAATTCATCTCTCCCTAACCAGTAGCCCACAGAAGGCAGCATCTAACTTAAACTACATATAgctgtgtattattattattctaaccAAATAACCTGTATTATGTTATTCATACCACAAAGCTTGTGTTTTCTGTTTAACTCCTACCTCTTCTACTTTTCAGATGGCAAAAATTACAGTACATGTACTAAGGTAGCATACTAAGGAAGTATCTGTTTTCAGTTTCTCTCAAGTAGTAGGGATATTCgcaattttgcttgtagaaaactaAGGCATTTAACTTCTGATAGGACAGTAAGAATTGTAAATCAATTTTCcacaaaaagaaaatacttccCCCCAACCATAGTTTcaaaatttttgaaaaaaattaattcctatGTGGGAGAGAATGTCTTACCTGaatacagattttaaaatcaGTCACAAGTGTCATCTGAACACACTTTCTTGGTATGTATTTTATACACTTCCAAATTTGCAACTGTTATTTTTACATATGCTCTTTAGTGATCTGCTTACTGGCTTCACCTTCACTTTTGAAGGGCATTTTGTATGGATAAAAACTTTTCTTACCCACAGTTTAAAGGGACACTACATACCAGATACCACATTCTGTTTTACTTCCACAACTTTCCTGGTTTTGCTTAAAATTATGTCTACCAGTAAATACAAAAACTATTCCACTTTGAAAAGTCCTATAAATTTGGCTCAAGTCATAATGGATCCAGAGTAAGAAATCTGAATTATAGCCAGAACATCTGGCTAGgtgaaatacaaatacaaaaactaAGGAGGAGTGTCCAGTAAACATATTGGACATGTACGAATGTAAATTTTTCAGAAACTTTGAAGCCATCTCCCCCTTCTTGGGAAACAATGGGTAAAATTGAAAGATATCAACCCTAAACTATTACTACTGATTGAACAACAGATAGTGTATTTGTACAATATGGATATACATTAGAGATAGGTAATAAAAGAATTGCTGTACCTCTTAATGTAAGAACATGGAAGAAAAAATTATagcctttaaattaaaaaaaaatcttgctttaAATTATTGACTTGGATTCGAAGTGCTGTGTGTGAAATGAGGCGTATAGAGATTTCTCCCAAATTCCCTGACTTGGTGCAGCCTATGGAGTCCCCTCAAATTCTGCATTAGGGCCCAAATTGGGATGGAGGAATCCTTTGGGATAAGGCAAGCCAATATTTCTATCATACCTGAACTATTCCAGGGCAAGATTTGGACGAACCAGTTCTCTGGAGAAGAGATTTTGAATTTGCACGTACAATATCCAAACGAGATTGATGCTCTGGGGGATAGAGAGAGCTCCGAAACACCTGTTTAACAATAAATTATATTAATGCTGTAGATTAGATAAGAGCCTTCAAACATCTTGCCTCAACAACCCTTTTCAAATTGTTTTTGAAACCGACCATAGTAGCATATTGGACAGGATTCAGGGgaaggctctagagcaggggtagtcaacctgtggtccttttgctggctggagctcatgggaattgtagtccatggacatctggaggaccacggattgactacccctactctagagtCTACAGCCTACGTTCAGCTCATATGGGACACAGGACACGCCTGGGGCGCTTTCATAAATGTGATCTAGGATACATTTGCCTACGGCCGCATATTATAAACAATTATTATTACGGGTAATGGAAGAGaatggtgtttttttaaagggaaatttgTTACTAAATTTACTaagaaacacaaaaataaattatGATACGCCCCAACAACTGGGTCCATTGCAGGAAAAAGAATCCCTAATAATTCTGAGGAACACAGTCTAAAAGCTCCACTTCAAATAACTAGACTACTGCTCAAGCTGCAACACAGAGTGGTGTTCTTAGATATAATTTGACTTATGTAAcacacatcatttttaaaaacatcaatacaATGCTGCTTGACTGGCCAGGAATAATCCCTGATTGCCAACAGGGACTAGATTAAATGAGAAGCTCACCACTGCACCTTCTCTAATATTCGTAAACCAGGAGCCCACAGATTTTGGTGCAAAAATGTGACCAGGTTCAGCCAGAATATCTGGCTTCCACTGCTGAAGagataaaccagtggttctcaacttgggggtcaggatccctttggggttgaatgaccctttcacaggggtcatagcagggcaagcagcttggctggtgggggcaccacccacacaacagccttgcacggTAGATCGAGATGTTCCCCACAGATAATGTGTTGTTGGATCCTGTCCCCAAATTCACCATCTTTGCGTACATTAAGATTTAAACACTGTTCTGCCTTtcacaataattttttttcacttgtaCCTCTGCGGTTATTTTCAAGCCATACTAATACTGTACTTTTGTGAACAGATCTCCACAGAAAAGTCTCTAAACAAGTATGATATCCCTAGAGTCTGCTTAAAAGTTAACAAGTACAGTCTGACAGTCAAATGACGTGAGATGCAGCACATCTTTCTGACTAGTGAGAATGTACTTGTCTGCCTTCTCGTGTAAATGTTCGGCTCTGTTCTCACAACAGCAGGGGAAGGGCAATGTTTGGATCTAAGCCACTGTTGGGCTATACTTTCAAATAATTTCAGTTAATTTTATGTCAACATTGTAAGAACTAGGTTTACATCAGGGAAACTCTTCCCCCACTTGGAATAAAATATTACATGAATTTGTGTAGCAATATCTACATTGGGGTTATTGTACTTTTCCTGTTAAGAATGTTGCTCTATATAGGAGATTCAGCTAGGCTCTTACCTCTAAGTCTTCATTCTCATCAATGTTTTGTATAGCTTGGTGGGCTGCGGTGTAAATCTCCAAGGCTTTCCCATGGAATAACATTTCGATTGCTATAAATTCTGAAAATATGTTCTAAAAACATAGATAAAAACATTAAATCCTTGcaagccaatcccccccccccaaatgatctaaagccagaaaaaaaaataactgggGGTATCATCACCGTGTATAAAAGTATTAGCCTCATTAACTGTAACCTTGGATGACAGAAGAATGAATCTTTTAAATAGCATCCCTTGTGCAGTAGGTGTTTGAGCCCTTATTTTTCTAGTGAAAGGTAACTAGAACTGAAGTGGAAATGAAGTGGAATGCGGGGCCGGAAGCTCTGGAAGTGCTTTGAGGCAGTGGCGGCGgcagaggggggggaagggatcagGGACATGGGCCCCCCaatgcatgatggtggggagcagcatgctgctctcgcACCATGGTGGAGGTGGGACACCCGTCAGCTCTGCGGAGTTGGCAGGGGTAAGACGCATCCCTGCAGGGGCGCCATAGGTTGGGGGAGACCCAGGAACGTGGAataatctgcattcccttaacgcgggtcttccaagggcctgggctcAGCAGTGCCTGGGATGGTGGCGACATTGAgtataattggggattttctcccaagccctgtcgctgccagctCGGGTGTTCCGGCCCGTGCAAAATGGGTCAAaacgtcttacaatcaccttccctttcctctcccctgtgataccctgtgagaaagccctgatattactgcttggtcagcccAACattacccaactggctacatgtgggagagcggggaatcaaacctgactcaccagattagaaattggtgctcctagccactacaccaagttgtgtAGTAAATGTGCTTGTTGATTATACTAATGCCATAAACTACACAATCTTTTGATTGAACAGAACAACATGCTGTGTCTTTCAAGATATGCACCAAAATTCCAGGTTTCCATTGCGAAGGGGGAGGACGGAAGCTGAGGACTCCTGCATAATTTAATCTGGTCTAAAGCCTCCATTAATAGTAATAATTAAAAATGAGACTGAACAATTTGCACCAGTGGATTTTATGTCATGGTCTGATTCTAATTATTATAGTGCCCTGTATTTGGCAGCAAGCAAAGCTAAGTTATTCAATATTTAATTGTAAAGGGATGCAGAGCCTTGCTGTGGAGGGATGTTTGGCATCCTGAAATTCTAAAAGTCCCCAATTCCACTGCCTCCCCACACTATTTTTTTCACTTTGGAAATTGGATACAAGTTGACTTGTTTCATTTTTCCTATTTCCCTGTCAACTGGGGAAAATTATTTTCCCCATGGTAAAAATAACTCATTTTCCAAGCCCTTGCAAGGTTATTAGTTTACATTACACTGTATAGTTACCTTTAtgtcttttattttttgtttttcaaagttgTCAATGGTTTCCTCCAACAGTCGACTTGTTCTAGTAGCATCCAGTGAAGCTCTCTGTAATTCACTTTCAgccttaaaataacaataagagtTTATAATTGTGTGAGATATTTTAATATGCTGTGCAATCTAGAGCCTCTGAGGCTGCTCAGGGACTACACGAGTACAGTTGTAGGATTTTGACCAAAAGCTTCCGAGTATCAGTTTTTAATGTCTACAATTCCAAGCTCTGAAACACAAAGCTACAGCTGCAATAATAAACTCTATTGCTAGTTTAAAATTACTATAAATTTGTGTTTCTAGCAGAACGATCTGGAAGTGAATGTATATACAAATGCAAGGTTCCTGCATAGCAGATTATCATCTATAAAGGACACAAATAAGAGATCATACATGTTTATTCCAGATA from Paroedura picta isolate Pp20150507F chromosome 9, Ppicta_v3.0, whole genome shotgun sequence harbors:
- the LOC143844593 gene encoding RNA-binding protein 12B-like; this translates as MAVVIRLQGLPVVAGSSDIRRFFSGLNIPDGGVHIIGGDKGEAFTIFATDEDARQGMSFSGGLIKDSRIELFLSSKTEMQNRVDVNRKIFDHGGRETGTVSRQAGSSNSGVGSLSNLVAAIRKGIDKSTCGTLDHLEEDFHSVGSHNNDTELSKSASNLSKKELFNSDNVYVYIHGLPYSATEDDVLNFFSGLQVEELVLLENKDGRPSGKGMLKFATSSDATVAVQRNREYMGDRFIEVRPSNERAWLRYSRKNYKNIDKPFKHFAQLNKDSSSCREPYSGRESSYMSSRKQSHSRSPPRRAGADSCSTSPPRRYLTHSHSKSPSKRFLSRSHSRSASRRYLARSRSTSAPRRYLFQSGSRSPSRRAVARSRSPLSPSTLPHSSNRNEFYIHIKNLSPAVEKRDLRVFFGVLDIPSHHITLWKPHNNYEKKREALVLFRSYDEYQIALTYHKESLFGQEVLIFPTSKKSVSQICESSGSKRSERHHHAKEKRDGCSGQKTCVYVRNLPFDVTKVEVQKFFAGFNIDDSGVHLLYDEKGIGLGEALVRFHSEDQARKAESLNHRRFLGTSVLLRCIPEEQMQDFGINISSMSSEKMQAYPHAHSRSEHFHTFSSQGPPMQGNLIDSSDFMCSDDFLCSPDRFGGFPPFPDFCSEGHLGGFPEGHLMPDSNFSMGSDSITMIKLKNMPFRASPNEILDFFHGYKIIPESLSIQNNDYGMPSGEATLALVNYDEAVAAVNELNGRPFGHRKVRLTIE
- the CIBAR1 gene encoding CBY1-interacting BAR domain-containing protein 1 isoform X1, which encodes MLMLGRAVDARDNQTRQIRDAVTNVEKHFGELCQIFAAYVRKTARLRDKADLLVNEIHAYAATETPNLKLGLKNFATEFSKLQDYRQAEVERLEAKVVEPLKCYGTIVKLKREDLKATLTAKNREAKQLSQLERTRQRNPSDRHIIAESELQRASLDATRTSRLLEETIDNFEKQKIKDIKNIFSEFIAIEMLFHGKALEIYTAAHQAIQNIDENEDLEVFRSSLYPPEHQSRLDIVRANSKSLLQRTGSSKSCPGIVQQISRNQFKKEEEEDEDDEEEEEEEEFETTKDER
- the CIBAR1 gene encoding CBY1-interacting BAR domain-containing protein 1 isoform X2; translated protein: MLMLGRAVDARDNQTRQIRDAVTNVEKHFGELCQIFAAYVRKTARLRDKADLLVNEIHAYAATETPNLKLGLKNFATEFSKLQDYRQAEVERLEAKVVEPLKCYGTIVKLKREDLKATLTAKNREAKQLSQLERTRQRNPSDRHIIAESELQRASLDATRTSRLLEETIDNFEKQKIKDIKNIFSEFIAIEMLFHGKALEIYTAAHQAIQNIDENEDLEVFRSSLYPPEHQSRLDIVRANSKSLLQRTGSSKSCPGIVQISRNQFKKEEEEDEDDEEEEEEEEFETTKDER